The genomic DNA GAGGAGAGCCGAGAGGGCACTGGGCacgcagggctgggggcaggctaGGCCCCGAGcaccctcaccccccccacctcGGCCCCCGGCTCCGCAGGTTACCCACCTGTGCGGTGCATCATGGTAACACCCACAGTATAGGATCGGGTCACCATGAAGCCTCGGTTGTCCACCATCTTGTGGTGAAACCTCTCGTCCCAATGCGCTGGAGTGGGAAGCAGAACGCAAGGTCAGAAATAGACGGCCCCCACTCAGAACACAGCCCCCCAACTGCACACTCTGGATCTCTCTCGGCCACAGGCTTCCGTTCTAGTCTTTGGGGCTCACCTTCCCCCCGACCCCAGCGCCCAGTCCACAGAGTACATGCTCCCCGCGTTGGGGGACATGGGCGTTGGCCCCATGACATGCTGCCTGAAGCTATGAGGAACAGCTCTCTACAGTCAGGGTCCGGCTGATTCCACCGGACAGAGAACTCTTTCAGGAGGACCCTCGGCTCAGCCACCACCACGTCCGCCCTCTGCCCTGGCACCTGTCGGGCATTTGGGCAACACGTGCCGAGctggctccccaccccagctgctgAGGGCTCTGTGCCGGCCGCCCCACCCCTCTGGACTCACGCTTGAAGAACATGGCATTGACCAGCAGGGCACCGTCCGTGCGCTCCACGTCCTTGGTGACCTCGGGCAGCTTGCCGTCGGTGGTTTGCGCCGCCCATTCATTGATGGACTGCAGGGCGCTGCGCTTGTCGCGGAAGTTGATCTTGGAGTGCTCGCAGTTGTAGTGCTGCTTGCTGCTGCGCACGAAGTCCTCTGCGAAGCTCACCGAGCTGGGCCCGTACAGGCGGCTGCCCAGCTTCCAGGTCACGTTGCGCGCCGTGCTGTTGCTGAGCGCTCGCAGCAGCTCGCCCAGGCCCGCGTGCACCTCCTCGTCCCGCAGCTGCTCCGCGCTCAGCACCGCCTTGGCCTGGGAGGCCGTGGCCGCCTTGCCTCCCAGCGACACGAGCCCCAGGGACGAGGCCACCACCACGGGCGACAGCAGGATGTTCTCCACCGCCTGGTCCTTGGCCATGGCCTGGTACAGGCTGAAGGCCAGGCCGGCGCTGCGCTCGGCCAGCGTGGCCGCTTTGGGGCTCAGCTTCTCTGCCGTGCCCGGTGCTGCAGCAGCCGCGGGCTTCTTCACCTCGGCGGCCAGAGCCACGGCCAGGAGGCAGCAGGCGCCGATGAGCGCGAGGAGGCGCATGGCTGGGAGGCGGGTTGTACGCACCACGGGGGACCTGTGAGGGTTGGAGAGAGGGTGGCCCTGAAACCCTAGATGTTCCTCCCCAAGAACCATCCCCAGCCTTCTGGCAGCCACCAAGTCCCCTGCAGATGGGATCAAGAGAGCTCAGAGTTCTGGGGAACCCAGACCTAACTCAAGAGTTGCCCAGATCAGAGGTCTCAGTCTGCCCAGTCTCTCTGGGGCCTTCTCTGAGCTCCTAATCCGGAGCAGGGTTTCTAGCAAGGCAACAGCTCCACCCTATTGATTTCTTACACAGAACTTACAACAGTCAGTCTTCTGTGTTTATTATACGTGATCTCCATCCCTAACTAGTCTATGAACTCCGAGTGGACAAGAAATCGAGCCAGTCCGGTTATCCTCTACatctccagtgcctagcacacaatGGGCCTCAGCTGTTCCTCAATGAACAAAAATCAGGGTCACTTGGCCAGACTTAGGGTCCTCATTTTGTATACAGATTAGCTCTGATCTCATATGACCCCGGGACGCTTTTCCAGTGGAAACATGTGGCGGATGGACTGAGGGTCTGCATGAAGCTCAGGTGCCTGGACAAAGGATGTCCTGTTGGGACAGGATGAaggactgcccctccccctgtgccTTTTACCCTGCCCTGGGATGTTAATGAGTCACCGATTGGCTCACTCATTAAATGGGGGAACCCAGATGCTAAACTCTGCAGCCCCAAGGGTGACCTTGAGTGTGTGTCCACTCCTCTCTCAGCTTCAGTCTCCATTTGCCAAGCCATAAAGGTCTAGGTCTCCATGCCCAAGGCCTCTATCCTAGCAGGGACATGCCTGTCCATCTGTCCACAGTCCCGAGAATGGATGGGAAATCCCCAGGACAAAAGTGGGGTGGAGGGGTAGGTTTCCTGAGAGGAAGGATACTGGAGGAGGAGTAAGTCACAGTTGAATGGAGCAATGACACCCCCTCCCGTTCACCAGAGGCTAACCAGAAGCGTGTTCACAGGAAGCTGGGTCCACCTCAGATTCCATTCTGCCCTCCAATCTGACAGGGCCTGGCTATCACACAGGCCCTCCGCTCTGTGGCTTCAGGGTTCTCCTCAGGATCCCTTCCAAACCACAGCAATAGCACTGGTCCCCAAAACAAGCCTCACTCTCCTCCCGGGGCCTCCAATCAGGACAGTCTCTCCACATGGGATACTTCCCCGTTACTTTCAGGCAAGATGGatagggggaagggaagggttgGTAGGAACTCTGGTGGAGGCTGGGGTCCCACTGCTCCAGCGGATCCCATCCTGGGGTCCTTAAGGACCTCCAAATTGAGAATCCTAGCAGAGGACCCTCAGGACTTCGGCCTGCCTGCAAGAGCACTGGGTCTCTGGAAAGACTCCACTGCTGTAGCCATCCTGTGAACCGAGGCGGGTCCCCCCTCCCTGGGCGGCCACCTCTCGGAAGGTGCAGCGTAAAGGGGAAGCAAAGgacgcgcgggggggggggggggggcgcggcacAAGGCCCAAGAGAGGCCTGTACCCTAGAGCGCAGACAAGAGGGGGGATCTCAGGGCCCACCTTCCTCCCAGCCCTAGCTCCTTCCCCATCAGGACTGGAGCCTCAAAAGCAGAAAGACCAAAGAATTACTGCACACAAAAGGATGCCTAAGAGAGTAAAATGGGGCACTACTGATTATTCTGCCTGGACAACAGGCATTTGGTCACTCAACTCGAAGGCCACCTCTAGTCCATACAGCTGATGCCAGAGCACAGACCCGGGGGGGAAAAGGCCACTAGCATCCCACTGGGAGAGAGTCAAGGAGcccagctcccagccctgccacGTGGCAGACACCATCttgacagcccccacccccagccaaccAGAACCTCAAAGGGCTGGGAGGGGCTTTCCAAGAAAGCTCCAAATGACTAGTTTGGGATTCCTCAGGCAGCCACACAGCCGCGCTCCTGCTCCTCCTGCTCTAGCTCCCACTCTAGGTGACGTGGCAGGCTTGGAAACTGAATTATCTCCATCCGCCGCCGGCAGAGGGGGGCTTCCAGCCTGGGAAGCAGGAGGCCTGGGTGCAGGTCCCAGGGGGTGGCCCAGAGCCTCCTTGAGTCTGCACAGGGTCTCTgcagggaggtgcagggagatgCGTGGCTGCGGAGAAGGGCCGCCCTTAACGTTGACCCAGCAGCGGCAACAGAGGGAGGCAAGTCACTGCAAGCAAGCCAGCCTCCCACAGCCCAGCCCGCGTTGCCACAGAGAAATCCCAGCCCTGAGGCCGAGGTTAGACGACTTTACAgtcccacaaagaaaactgttCGATCAGAGAGCCAAGGGCTGTGCCCACAGCTAGCCAGACTGAGTTGGGACTAGATTCTGGGTTTTTGTAAGcaagagggaagagaagcaaatgcTAGGGGTCACCAGAGAGGATCTCAAACACTTTGAGGGAGTCTAAAGTACCTGGAAACTGCCTCAGGGGGAGGTCAGTGCCTGCCTTTTTCattctgaaagaaaacagaagagtgaGGAGGATGGGCTAGGGCAGAGCTGGAGCGGTGGTGAGGCGGGGCCTGGAAGGCCCAACCCCAACATGGGACCCCATCTACACTGCCCCTGGCACAAAGGAAGGCACAGCTAGTCCCAGCTCCACAGGGACCTTGGAGGTTGTCCACCTCACTGTACAGCGGGAGCCACTGAGGCCAGAGTGGGGCAGGGAGCCACCCCAGGTCCCACAGGATCAGTGGGGGGGCAGGCCTCCCGGCGCAGGGCTTCTTCCTCCGGGAAGCACCCGCAGAGCCCCCGCAGAGCCCCCGGAGGAAGCCTGGATGTGGTATCCTGTTACACAGtgaggttaaaacaaaacaaaacaaaaccatttctGCTGGCAATCCCGGTGACCAGAAACAAAAGGACTGGATCCGGAGGCCTCaggagggggggatgggcaggtGAACCATCTGAAGACAGGAGGGTGTGGTGCCAGCCAGAGGCTTCCAGGGAACCAAGGCCCCCAGTTTCc from Panthera tigris isolate Pti1 chromosome D1, P.tigris_Pti1_mat1.1, whole genome shotgun sequence includes the following:
- the SERPINH1 gene encoding serpin H1, which gives rise to MRLLALIGACCLLAVALAAEVKKPAAAAAPGTAEKLSPKAATLAERSAGLAFSLYQAMAKDQAVENILLSPVVVASSLGLVSLGGKAATASQAKAVLSAEQLRDEEVHAGLGELLRALSNSTARNVTWKLGSRLYGPSSVSFAEDFVRSSKQHYNCEHSKINFRDKRSALQSINEWAAQTTDGKLPEVTKDVERTDGALLVNAMFFKPHWDERFHHKMVDNRGFMVTRSYTVGVTMMHRTGLYNYYDDEKEKLQIVEMPLAHKLSSLIILMPHHVEPLERLEKLLTKEQLKIWMGKMQKKAVAISLPKGVVEVTHDLQKHLAGLGLTEAIDKNKADLSRMSGKKDLYLASVFHATAFEWDTEGNPFDQDIYGREELRSPKLFYADHPFIFLVRDTQSGSLLFIGRLVRPKGDKMRDEL